Proteins encoded together in one Streptomyces sp. TLI_171 window:
- a CDS encoding YidH family protein: MAEDEEPEELDYRFTLANERTFLAWIRTALALLAGAVALDQLTPELAPVGVRVALAVVLAAGGAGLGVAAYRRWVRVERAMRAGGPLPATRIMLVLTVCVAVAAAVFSVLIIGWSR, encoded by the coding sequence ATGGCGGAGGACGAGGAGCCGGAGGAGCTGGACTACCGGTTCACGTTGGCGAACGAGCGGACGTTCCTGGCGTGGATCAGGACGGCGCTGGCGCTGCTCGCGGGGGCGGTGGCGCTGGATCAGCTGACGCCGGAGCTCGCGCCGGTGGGGGTGCGGGTGGCGCTGGCCGTGGTGCTGGCGGCGGGCGGGGCGGGGCTGGGGGTGGCCGCGTACCGGCGGTGGGTGCGGGTGGAGCGGGCGATGCGGGCGGGGGGTCCACTGCCGGCGACCCGGATCATGCTGGTGCTGACGGTGTGCGTGGCGGTGGCGGCGGCGGTGTTCTCGGTGCTGATCATCGGCTGGTCGCGGTGA
- a CDS encoding DUF202 domain-containing protein: MTARDPGLQPERTLLAWSRTALVLAADAALILRAGYVRGLPGLVAVGGVLAGAAVALYVHGVRRRSAVERSPAVSAGRWWVRGLTAAVVVAAGGSAWSVLVNARH; the protein is encoded by the coding sequence GTGACCGCCCGCGATCCGGGACTGCAGCCGGAGCGCACCCTGCTGGCGTGGAGCCGCACCGCGCTGGTGCTGGCGGCGGACGCGGCGCTGATCCTGCGGGCGGGGTACGTGCGGGGGCTGCCGGGGCTGGTCGCGGTGGGCGGGGTGCTCGCGGGGGCGGCGGTGGCGCTGTACGTGCACGGGGTGCGGCGGCGCAGCGCGGTGGAGCGGAGTCCGGCCGTTTCGGCGGGGCGCTGGTGGGTGCGGGGGCTGACCGCCGCGGTGGTGGTGGCGGCGGGCGGGTCGGCGTGGTCGGTGCTGGTGAACGCCCGGCACTGA
- the tatA gene encoding Sec-independent protein translocase subunit TatA has translation MFRNGLEPWHIAIMVVVLVLLFGSKKLPEMARGLGKSMRILKAETKALREDDAPAEAQNGTAASQAEQPRPAVEPVNVTKATEPTKSTTA, from the coding sequence ATGTTCCGTAACGGTCTTGAGCCCTGGCACATCGCCATCATGGTGGTGGTGCTGGTCCTGCTGTTCGGCTCGAAGAAGCTGCCCGAGATGGCCCGCGGCCTCGGCAAGTCGATGCGCATCCTGAAGGCCGAGACCAAGGCCCTGCGCGAGGACGACGCCCCCGCGGAGGCCCAGAACGGCACCGCCGCCTCGCAGGCCGAGCAGCCGCGTCCCGCCGTCGAGCCGGTCAACGTCACCAAGGCCACCGAGCCGACGAAGTCGACCACGGCCTGA
- a CDS encoding potassium channel family protein translates to MKEAAKERVRAYTVVASGPLVLVAFFVVPLDWFGPHHALVSWLTFVGLLTVLGVGVLREVREQMLGRSRRPVPRILFLLCSALVVFSAAYLGMSKDPGELDGLTTKIDALYFTVITMATVGYGDIHPAGQVARVVVMVQLLYTVVFLTTGVTALTRQVKTRAVKRARRED, encoded by the coding sequence GTGAAGGAGGCCGCGAAGGAGCGGGTCCGCGCGTACACGGTCGTGGCGAGCGGCCCCCTGGTGCTGGTGGCCTTCTTCGTGGTCCCGCTGGACTGGTTCGGCCCGCACCACGCGCTGGTCAGCTGGCTGACCTTCGTGGGGCTGCTGACGGTGCTCGGCGTCGGGGTGCTGCGCGAGGTGCGGGAGCAGATGTTGGGCCGGTCCCGGCGCCCCGTGCCGCGCATCCTGTTCCTGCTGTGCTCCGCCCTGGTGGTCTTCTCCGCCGCGTACCTCGGCATGTCCAAGGACCCCGGCGAGCTGGACGGGCTGACCACCAAGATCGACGCGCTGTACTTCACGGTGATCACCATGGCGACCGTCGGCTACGGCGACATCCACCCGGCCGGGCAGGTCGCCCGGGTCGTGGTGATGGTCCAACTGCTGTACACCGTGGTGTTCCTGACCACCGGCGTGACGGCGCTGACCCGCCAGGTCAAGACCCGGGCGGTGAAGCGCGCCCGGCGCGAGGACTAG
- a CDS encoding protein kinase domain-containing protein, with protein MIGRALNGRYELGEILGVGGMATVYRGLDHQLGRPVAVKVLNGGLADDPRFAERFAREARLAALLVHPRIVTVFDSGLDQGSPYLVMELVHGATLGQVIAEQGPFPVERAVGTAAAVLDALAAAHAQGLVHRDIKPGNVMLTHEGGVKVVDFGIARAGSSSGQQLTQAASVLGTAAYLSPEQATAAPVDARADLYAVGCVLVEMLTGAPPFVADTPVAIAYKHVTEYPAPVSTYRSDVPPALDVAILRLLAKNPAERPADAQAAAAELLAAVPSGGPADRTAELLGATQVLPPVAAAFPTGPPPSFPQPPLRQPWTEQHHTSVLPPVEPDRPSLLPSARYEDEEPDGPRHGRNPLMYAGIGAAVFVCVAGIAAFSLGGGDSTPQAKHTATASPSAGTEAPSPSASPSASPKPSASPKPSATPKGPVVAQIAQLRADVAQTTFSKERDRQDDLTKLLDRATQALNDKQPADAEDALKDAQRLVHDLQRRKATDAATMVGWQTRLTALVAVVHAQAAAQND; from the coding sequence ATGATCGGACGCGCGCTGAACGGGCGCTACGAGCTCGGCGAGATCCTCGGCGTCGGCGGCATGGCCACCGTCTACCGCGGCCTGGACCACCAACTGGGCCGCCCGGTCGCCGTCAAGGTGCTGAACGGCGGCCTGGCCGACGACCCCCGGTTCGCCGAGCGCTTCGCCCGCGAGGCCCGGCTGGCCGCGCTGCTGGTGCACCCGCGGATCGTCACGGTCTTCGACTCCGGCCTCGACCAGGGCTCCCCGTACCTGGTGATGGAGCTGGTGCACGGCGCCACCCTGGGCCAGGTGATCGCCGAGCAGGGCCCGTTCCCGGTGGAGCGCGCCGTCGGCACCGCCGCCGCCGTCCTGGACGCGCTGGCCGCCGCGCACGCCCAGGGCCTGGTGCACCGGGACATCAAGCCGGGCAACGTGATGCTCACCCACGAAGGCGGGGTGAAGGTCGTCGACTTCGGCATCGCCCGGGCCGGCTCCTCCTCCGGCCAGCAGCTCACCCAGGCCGCCTCGGTGCTCGGCACCGCCGCCTACCTGTCGCCGGAGCAGGCCACCGCCGCCCCGGTCGACGCCCGCGCGGACCTGTACGCGGTCGGCTGCGTGCTGGTCGAGATGCTCACCGGCGCACCGCCGTTCGTCGCGGACACCCCCGTCGCGATCGCCTACAAGCACGTCACCGAGTACCCGGCGCCGGTGTCCACCTACCGCTCCGACGTGCCGCCCGCGCTGGACGTCGCGATCCTCCGGCTGCTCGCCAAGAACCCGGCCGAGCGGCCGGCCGACGCGCAGGCCGCGGCCGCCGAGCTGCTGGCCGCCGTCCCGTCCGGCGGTCCGGCGGACCGCACCGCCGAACTGCTCGGCGCCACCCAGGTGCTGCCGCCGGTCGCGGCGGCCTTCCCGACCGGGCCCCCGCCGTCGTTCCCGCAGCCCCCGCTCCGGCAGCCCTGGACGGAGCAGCACCACACCTCGGTGCTGCCGCCGGTCGAGCCGGACCGGCCGTCGCTGCTGCCGTCCGCCCGCTACGAGGACGAGGAGCCGGACGGGCCGAGACACGGCCGCAACCCGCTGATGTACGCGGGCATCGGCGCCGCCGTGTTCGTCTGCGTGGCGGGCATCGCCGCGTTCTCGCTCGGCGGCGGCGACTCCACCCCGCAGGCCAAGCACACCGCCACCGCGAGCCCGTCGGCCGGCACCGAGGCCCCGTCCCCGTCCGCCTCGCCCTCCGCCTCGCCGAAGCCCTCCGCCTCGCCCAAGCCGTCCGCCACGCCGAAGGGTCCGGTCGTGGCCCAGATCGCCCAGCTGCGCGCCGACGTCGCCCAGACCACCTTCAGCAAGGAACGCGACCGGCAGGACGACCTGACCAAGCTGCTCGACCGGGCCACCCAGGCGCTCAACGACAAGCAGCCCGCCGACGCCGAGGACGCCCTCAAGGACGCCCAGCGTCTGGTCCACGACCTCCAGCGCCGCAAGGCCACCGACGCCGCGACCATGGTCGGCTGGCAGACCCGCCTGACCGCCCTGGTCGCGGTCGTGCACGCGCAGGCCGCCGCCCAGAACGACTAG
- a CDS encoding RNA polymerase sigma factor gives MWRVHSAEHHGADGGDPPGRPNAPDRPPGRRPDLALAVRAAQDGDEDAFRILFRAVQPGLLRYLRLLVGGRAEDAEDIASEAWLQIARDLPGFRGDADGFRGWAATIARNRAMDHLRRVRRRPVADLPVEYLTELAAAEDTAGQALATVATSDALALIASLPPDQAEAVLLRVVLGLDAESAAKVLGKRAGSVRMAAHRGLRRLAKVLEQTGGAAAGVPRRAAGKKISAQGVTPAQVPTLKDMR, from the coding sequence ATGTGGCGGGTGCACAGTGCTGAACACCACGGGGCGGACGGCGGAGACCCACCCGGCCGTCCGAACGCGCCGGACCGCCCGCCCGGCCGGCGGCCCGACCTCGCCCTGGCCGTCCGGGCCGCGCAGGACGGCGACGAGGACGCCTTCCGGATCCTGTTCCGCGCCGTCCAGCCGGGGCTGCTGCGCTACTTGCGGCTGCTGGTCGGCGGCCGGGCCGAGGACGCCGAGGACATCGCCTCCGAGGCGTGGCTGCAGATCGCCCGTGACCTGCCGGGCTTCCGCGGCGACGCGGACGGCTTCCGCGGCTGGGCCGCGACCATCGCCCGCAACCGGGCGATGGACCACCTGCGCCGGGTGCGCCGCCGCCCGGTCGCCGACCTGCCGGTGGAGTACCTGACCGAACTCGCCGCCGCCGAGGACACCGCGGGCCAGGCGCTGGCCACCGTCGCCACCTCGGACGCGCTCGCGCTGATCGCCTCGCTGCCGCCCGACCAGGCCGAGGCGGTGCTGCTGCGGGTGGTGCTCGGACTCGACGCGGAGAGCGCCGCCAAGGTGCTCGGCAAGCGGGCCGGCAGCGTTCGGATGGCCGCCCACCGCGGGCTGCGACGGCTGGCCAAGGTGCTGGAGCAGACCGGGGGAGCGGCCGCCGGGGTGCCCCGTCGGGCGGCCGGGAAAAAAATTTCCGCGCAGGGTGTGACACCGGCGCAGGTGCCGACGCTGAAGGACATGAGATGA
- a CDS encoding tyrosine-protein phosphatase: MTGTGAILHEDRQLDWDGCLNVRDLGGLPTLDGRRTRSRAVVRADNLDRLTAEGQNALLDYGVRTVIDLRDPVEYRPLLPAPHGVDLVRVPLDALAGADWWSRFGALDGTPLAFRPYLDHCRHAVAELIAAVARAREGVVVVHCGAGRDRTGLAALVLLALAGATPAAVAEDYLLSAPNLRPLWTILDRPEEEAGIARVLADAGTTAEQALHAVLAEFDADRWLPAGDVAAVRARLVGP, encoded by the coding sequence ATGACGGGGACGGGCGCGATACTCCACGAGGACCGGCAGCTGGACTGGGACGGCTGCCTGAACGTCCGCGACCTCGGCGGCCTGCCCACCCTGGACGGCCGGCGCACCCGCAGCCGCGCGGTCGTCCGCGCCGACAACCTCGACCGGCTCACCGCCGAAGGCCAGAACGCCCTGCTCGACTACGGCGTGCGCACCGTCATCGACCTGCGCGACCCCGTCGAGTACCGGCCGCTGCTGCCCGCGCCGCACGGCGTCGACCTGGTCCGGGTCCCGCTCGACGCGCTGGCCGGCGCCGACTGGTGGTCCCGGTTCGGCGCCCTGGACGGCACCCCGCTGGCCTTCCGCCCCTACCTCGACCACTGCCGGCACGCCGTCGCCGAACTGATCGCCGCGGTCGCCCGGGCCCGCGAGGGCGTGGTCGTGGTGCACTGCGGCGCCGGCCGCGACCGCACCGGCCTCGCCGCGCTGGTCCTGCTCGCCCTCGCCGGGGCGACCCCCGCCGCGGTCGCCGAGGACTACCTGCTGTCCGCGCCCAACCTGCGCCCGCTGTGGACCATCCTCGACCGCCCCGAGGAGGAGGCCGGCATCGCCCGGGTCCTCGCCGACGCCGGCACCACGGCCGAACAGGCGCTGCACGCGGTGCTCGCCGAGTTCGACGCCGACCGGTGGCTCCCCGCCGGGGACGTCGCCGCCGTCCGGGCCCGGCTGGTCGGTCCGTAA
- a CDS encoding class I SAM-dependent methyltransferase yields the protein MVDFSVYDTRGYPTVDVRTGYAGWVDSYEQTVEDAMDVDVLARLAVPAWGEARLAVDLGCGTGRTGAWLRGRGVGAVDGVDLTPEMLGRARERGAHRQLVEGDLASTGLPTAGYDLAACSLVDEHLADLAPLYREAHRLVRPGGLFTLVGLHPAFIMAAGMPTHYDGPDGPVAITTHVHLVSDHLTAGLAAGWQLAEMREEVVGEQWIALKPKWERHRGQPVSAAYVWRKP from the coding sequence ATGGTGGACTTCTCCGTGTACGACACCCGCGGCTACCCGACCGTCGACGTCCGCACCGGCTACGCCGGCTGGGTCGACAGCTACGAGCAGACCGTCGAGGACGCGATGGACGTCGACGTGCTGGCCCGGCTCGCCGTCCCCGCCTGGGGCGAGGCCCGCCTCGCGGTCGACCTCGGCTGCGGCACCGGGCGCACCGGCGCCTGGCTGCGCGGGCGCGGCGTCGGGGCCGTCGACGGCGTCGACCTCACGCCCGAGATGCTCGGCCGGGCCCGCGAGCGCGGCGCGCACCGGCAGCTGGTCGAGGGCGACCTCGCCTCGACCGGGCTGCCGACGGCCGGGTACGACCTCGCCGCCTGCTCGCTCGTCGACGAGCACCTCGCCGACCTCGCGCCGCTCTACCGCGAGGCCCACCGCCTGGTCCGCCCCGGTGGCCTGTTCACGCTGGTCGGCCTACACCCCGCCTTCATCATGGCCGCCGGCATGCCCACCCACTACGATGGTCCCGACGGCCCGGTGGCCATCACCACCCACGTGCACCTGGTCAGCGACCACCTCACGGCCGGGCTGGCGGCGGGCTGGCAGCTCGCCGAGATGCGCGAGGAGGTCGTCGGCGAGCAGTGGATCGCCCTCAAGCCCAAGTGGGAGCGCCACCGCGGACAGCCGGTCTCGGCGGCCTACGTCTGGCGCAAGCCGTAG
- a CDS encoding NUDIX hydrolase → MADAPEFASREEWLASLHRVYAAAGCLITDPDGRVLIVKAGYRDAWQFVGGTVDLGENPRQCATRELHEETGLHREAGELLVVAWTNPSGELEHPACHFLFDLGTLPADTPVALPPGELDSYRWAAVPKPSRCSARPGRSASKPASPPGRTAAPAS, encoded by the coding sequence ATGGCCGACGCCCCCGAGTTCGCCTCCCGCGAGGAGTGGCTCGCCTCCCTGCACCGCGTGTACGCCGCCGCGGGCTGCCTGATCACCGACCCCGACGGCCGCGTCCTGATCGTCAAGGCCGGCTACCGCGACGCCTGGCAGTTCGTCGGCGGCACCGTCGACCTCGGCGAGAACCCGCGCCAGTGCGCCACCCGTGAACTCCACGAGGAGACCGGCCTGCACCGCGAGGCCGGCGAACTCCTGGTCGTCGCCTGGACCAACCCCAGCGGCGAACTCGAGCACCCCGCCTGCCACTTCCTCTTCGACCTCGGCACCCTGCCCGCCGACACCCCCGTCGCCCTCCCGCCCGGCGAACTCGACTCCTACCGCTGGGCGGCCGTCCCGAAGCCCTCGCGCTGCTCGGCCCGGCCCGGGCGCTCCGCCTCGAAGCCGGCCTCGCCGCCCGGGCGGACGGCCGCACCCGCGTCGTGA
- a CDS encoding lysylphosphatidylglycerol synthase transmembrane domain-containing protein — protein MATVIQADESQDPRTAGPARGAWQADRVRHPAALIRLLAGLCWIALVLLLAEYARSSALGLDTDVARGADLLPWPPVKLAAALCGGALLAVPLGFAVDRLVRADGRRIADGVLAAVLAYGLSLALDLLAGNLTTLTHALPGGVGRTDPVYGHLAPVVAFMTAVGTAGLRRWRTALGVTLALSGLSGLITGYATPLSLVLALLLGWTTAHATRYAVGEPVGSPSEAQIAAALAASGVRPDAVLAVGPSRYLVTQHGGPELDVHLLDRHAQASGLLGALWLALRLRTAPRPLGLRPLRAGLEHQTLLGHAASAAGARTRTPVAAVELDADAALVAYRRIDARPFAELFGDHAEDGSAQPTDAELRDAWQQLALLQRRRIAHRSLAPETVLLDAEGRVHLVGLARGEIAASELLLRLDVAGLLAVLAVHAGPERAVRAAIEVLGPGPVGAALPLLQPIALPRATRAALGRHKELAGELRAEVQRRMPQAAAEPIRLERLRPRTLLTVVAGIAGGWVLLQTLFTGDVNPIALVADANPLWLAAAVFWAALSYPVATFAFSGFVPEKLSFRTTLAAQTAGSFVKMASPGGVGGLALNTRYLQCAGIPTAQALASIGATQLFGLVLHMLQLAVFTALVGVESEPLNSESSGLSVGWLIALVAAGGAVVTLSVAAVPWLRQRVQTLLRPLRSEVLPRLIDLAQQPGKLATGVAGQLLVSMCFVMCLYCSARAVGVYPGFNAVAVSFLAGNAVGNAAPTPGGVGGVEALMSGMLAQTGHMDNLTALAAVVLFRLLTFVLPVLPGWVAFAWLQRRRAI, from the coding sequence GTGGCCACGGTGATACAAGCCGACGAATCCCAGGACCCCCGGACGGCAGGACCAGCTCGGGGCGCCTGGCAGGCGGACCGCGTCCGGCACCCCGCCGCGCTGATCCGGCTGCTCGCCGGGCTGTGCTGGATCGCCCTGGTGCTGCTGCTGGCCGAGTACGCCCGGTCCTCCGCGCTCGGCCTGGACACCGACGTCGCACGCGGCGCCGACCTGCTGCCCTGGCCGCCCGTGAAGCTGGCCGCCGCGCTCTGCGGCGGGGCCCTGCTGGCGGTGCCGCTCGGGTTCGCCGTGGACCGGCTGGTGCGCGCCGACGGCCGCCGGATCGCCGACGGCGTGCTCGCCGCCGTCCTCGCCTACGGGCTGTCGCTCGCCCTGGACCTGCTGGCCGGAAACCTCACCACGCTCACCCACGCGCTGCCCGGCGGGGTCGGCCGCACCGACCCGGTGTACGGGCACCTGGCACCGGTGGTGGCGTTCATGACCGCCGTCGGCACCGCCGGACTGCGGCGCTGGCGCACCGCGCTGGGGGTGACGCTCGCACTGTCGGGCCTGTCCGGGCTGATCACCGGGTACGCCACCCCGCTGTCGCTGGTGCTGGCCCTGCTGCTCGGCTGGACCACCGCGCACGCCACCCGGTACGCCGTCGGCGAGCCGGTCGGCAGCCCCAGCGAGGCGCAGATCGCCGCCGCGCTGGCCGCTTCCGGGGTGCGGCCGGACGCGGTGCTGGCGGTCGGGCCGAGCCGCTACCTGGTCACCCAGCACGGCGGCCCCGAACTGGACGTCCACCTGCTCGACCGGCACGCCCAGGCCAGCGGGCTGCTCGGCGCCCTGTGGCTGGCCCTGCGCCTGCGCACCGCCCCCCGCCCGCTCGGCCTGCGCCCGCTGCGCGCCGGGCTGGAGCACCAGACCCTGCTGGGCCACGCCGCGTCGGCCGCCGGCGCCCGCACCCGGACGCCGGTCGCCGCCGTCGAGCTCGACGCGGACGCCGCACTGGTGGCCTACCGGCGGATCGACGCCCGGCCGTTCGCCGAACTGTTCGGCGACCACGCCGAGGACGGCTCCGCGCAGCCCACCGACGCGGAACTACGGGACGCCTGGCAGCAGTTGGCCCTGCTGCAGCGGCGCAGGATCGCGCACCGCTCGCTGGCCCCGGAGACCGTGCTGCTGGACGCCGAGGGCCGGGTGCACCTGGTCGGGCTGGCCCGCGGCGAGATCGCGGCGAGCGAGCTGCTGCTGCGCCTGGACGTCGCCGGGCTGCTGGCCGTGCTGGCCGTGCACGCCGGACCGGAGCGGGCGGTGCGGGCGGCGATCGAGGTGCTCGGCCCCGGGCCGGTCGGCGCGGCGCTGCCGCTGCTGCAGCCGATCGCGCTCCCCCGGGCCACCCGGGCCGCGCTCGGCCGGCACAAGGAGCTGGCCGGGGAGCTGCGGGCCGAGGTGCAGCGGCGGATGCCGCAGGCCGCCGCCGAGCCGATCCGGCTGGAGCGGCTGCGGCCGCGCACCCTGCTGACGGTGGTCGCGGGGATCGCCGGTGGCTGGGTGCTCCTGCAGACCCTCTTCACCGGCGACGTCAACCCGATCGCGCTGGTGGCCGACGCCAACCCGCTGTGGCTGGCCGCCGCGGTGTTCTGGGCCGCCCTCAGCTATCCGGTCGCGACCTTCGCGTTCAGCGGCTTCGTCCCGGAGAAGCTGTCCTTCCGGACCACGCTGGCCGCCCAGACCGCCGGCTCCTTCGTCAAGATGGCCTCCCCCGGCGGAGTCGGCGGCCTGGCCCTGAACACCCGCTACCTGCAGTGCGCGGGCATCCCCACGGCCCAGGCGTTGGCCAGCATCGGCGCGACCCAGCTGTTCGGCCTGGTGCTGCACATGCTGCAGCTCGCGGTGTTCACCGCGCTGGTCGGGGTGGAGAGCGAACCGCTGAACTCCGAGTCGTCCGGCCTGTCGGTCGGCTGGCTGATCGCCCTGGTCGCGGCCGGCGGGGCGGTGGTGACGCTGTCGGTGGCCGCGGTGCCGTGGCTCCGGCAGCGGGTGCAGACCCTGCTGCGGCCGCTGCGCTCCGAGGTGCTGCCGCGGCTGATCGACCTGGCCCAGCAGCCCGGCAAACTGGCCACCGGCGTGGCCGGGCAGCTGTTGGTGTCGATGTGCTTCGTGATGTGCCTGTACTGCTCGGCGCGGGCGGTCGGCGTGTACCCGGGGTTCAACGCCGTCGCGGTGAGCTTCCTGGCCGGAAACGCGGTCGGCAACGCCGCGCCCACGCCGGGCGGCGTGGGCGGGGTGGAGGCGCTGATGTCGGGCATGCTGGCGCAGACCGGCCACATGGACAACCTCACCGCGCTGGCGGCGGTGGTGCTGTTCCGGCTGCTCACCTTCGTGCTGCCGGTGCTGCCGGGCTGGGTCGCGTTCGCCTGGCTGCAGCGCCGCCGGGCGATCTGA
- a CDS encoding ATP-dependent DNA ligase, whose translation MLVAEVAGVSARLAGTAGRSEKVRVLGELFGRVSAAEAPVVVAYLAGRLPQRKVGVGWQTLRERPPAAGTASLEVLELDRRLTGLAALAGPGSQAERRRLVAELMGLATEQEQEFLLGLLSGELRQGALDAVAVEGLAAAVGAPPELVRRALMVSGELGPLAGRLVEQGPAALAEFRLTVGRAVQPMLAQSAKDVDEAVDRLGPCAVEEKLDGVRIQVHRDGAQVRVYTRTLADITERLPEVVAGVRELAEQRLVLDGEVLALDEEGRPRPFQQTAGRVGSEQGELPLSAVYFDVLVAGDRELLDEPAAERHAVLAALVPERSRVRRLLVNDPADPDLRRLAREFTRAATDEHRHEGVVVKALDAPYSAGRRGSSWLKVKPVHTLDLVVLAAEWGHGRRTGRLSNLHLGARRADGSFAMLGKTFKGMTDSLLEWQTARLRELALREERWGVVVRPELVVEIAFDGVQRSSRYPDGVTLRFARVVRYREDKSAAEADTVESVAALLP comes from the coding sequence ATGTTGGTGGCGGAGGTGGCCGGGGTGTCGGCGCGGCTGGCGGGGACGGCGGGGCGGTCGGAGAAGGTCCGGGTGCTGGGGGAGCTGTTCGGGCGGGTGTCGGCCGCGGAGGCGCCGGTGGTGGTGGCGTACCTGGCGGGGCGGCTGCCGCAGCGGAAGGTGGGGGTGGGCTGGCAGACCTTGCGGGAGCGGCCGCCGGCGGCGGGGACGGCGAGCCTGGAGGTGCTGGAGCTGGATCGCCGGCTGACCGGGCTGGCAGCGCTCGCCGGCCCCGGGTCGCAGGCCGAACGGCGGCGGCTGGTGGCCGAGTTGATGGGATTGGCGACGGAACAGGAGCAGGAGTTCCTGCTCGGCCTGCTGTCCGGGGAGCTGCGGCAGGGCGCGCTGGACGCGGTGGCGGTGGAGGGGCTGGCGGCGGCGGTCGGCGCGCCGCCGGAGCTGGTCCGGCGGGCGCTCATGGTGTCGGGCGAACTCGGCCCGCTGGCGGGGCGGTTGGTGGAGCAGGGGCCGGCGGCGCTGGCGGAGTTCCGGCTGACGGTGGGCCGGGCGGTGCAGCCGATGCTGGCGCAGAGCGCGAAGGACGTGGACGAGGCGGTGGACCGGCTGGGCCCGTGCGCGGTGGAGGAGAAGCTGGACGGGGTGCGGATCCAGGTGCACCGGGACGGCGCGCAGGTCCGCGTCTACACCAGGACGCTCGCCGACATCACCGAGCGACTGCCCGAAGTGGTGGCGGGCGTGCGCGAGTTGGCGGAGCAGCGGCTGGTGCTGGACGGCGAGGTGCTGGCGCTCGACGAGGAGGGGCGGCCGCGGCCGTTCCAGCAGACCGCCGGACGGGTGGGCTCCGAGCAGGGCGAACTGCCGCTGTCCGCGGTGTACTTCGACGTGCTGGTGGCCGGCGACCGGGAGCTGCTGGACGAGCCCGCGGCCGAGCGGCACGCGGTGCTGGCCGCACTGGTGCCGGAGCGGTCCCGGGTCCGGCGGCTGCTGGTGAACGATCCGGCCGATCCCGACCTGCGACGGCTGGCGCGGGAGTTCACCCGGGCGGCGACGGACGAGCACCGGCACGAGGGGGTGGTCGTGAAGGCGCTGGACGCCCCGTACAGCGCGGGGCGGCGCGGCTCGTCCTGGCTGAAGGTGAAGCCCGTGCACACCCTGGACCTGGTCGTGCTGGCGGCGGAGTGGGGGCACGGGCGGCGCACCGGGCGGCTGTCGAACCTGCACCTGGGGGCGCGCCGGGCGGACGGGTCGTTCGCGATGCTGGGGAAGACGTTCAAGGGGATGACGGACAGCCTGCTGGAGTGGCAGACCGCCCGGCTGCGGGAGCTCGCGCTGCGTGAGGAGCGCTGGGGCGTGGTGGTGCGGCCGGAGCTGGTGGTGGAGATCGCCTTCGACGGGGTGCAGCGCTCCTCCCGCTACCCGGACGGGGTGACGCTGCGGTTCGCCCGGGTGGTGCGCTACCGGGAGGACAAGAGCGCCGCCGAGGCGGACACCGTGGAGTCCGTGGCGGCGCTGCTGCCGTGA